Proteins from a genomic interval of Flammeovirgaceae bacterium SG7u.111:
- a CDS encoding DUF4919 domain-containing protein, giving the protein MKGIIFIPLFFIGLISPLMGQTDDALFLKAKGLYDKNNYREALYHLKKYISIDNSNAEAYKMRGNCYLEFNQLDSAENDYYTALQLDSTLTEVNYNLGLLYESRSQIDSAMIFYYRFMETNPKDADVYLKLGTIYDERMIQDSSRILFEQAYSLDSLNPEPHYYLCWNYYLSDEWDTALKWTKSGKELDANNTGFYLVAGLCHYTQMNFKKSVEEFEKALTIDEQPSIYVLKARSEVFMDTDTSLIRQGEDYSFQFVHVNSKLTETLDTWVKDSTHQYSFDSLWGQFVDPVDGFGIDKYFMFYYGTSTLDGYSPYSLNENPLPTLLKEGKYKEAAEAGERIALRNPSDFKNFGLLSVAYLNLGDTEKFYDNVLKYEGFVNGILATGSGESYGDAQIVIKPSDEYEVISYLGHSSQSQSLNFHEGHIFDILKTIDEYGNERDFFFNIDKPYKQLSESVGGKKKKKKRGKKKKSKKKD; this is encoded by the coding sequence ATGAAGGGTATTATATTCATCCCACTTTTTTTTATCGGACTAATTTCTCCTCTGATGGGGCAAACTGACGATGCCCTTTTTTTGAAAGCGAAGGGACTTTACGATAAAAATAATTACCGGGAAGCATTGTACCATCTCAAGAAATATATTTCTATAGACAATAGCAATGCGGAAGCGTACAAAATGCGGGGCAATTGCTATTTGGAATTTAACCAGCTCGATAGTGCCGAAAATGACTACTATACAGCTCTTCAGCTAGACAGCACGCTCACCGAGGTGAATTATAACCTTGGGCTTTTGTATGAAAGCCGTTCTCAGATAGATAGCGCAATGATTTTCTATTATCGTTTCATGGAAACGAATCCTAAAGATGCAGATGTCTATCTCAAACTGGGCACTATTTATGACGAGCGAATGATCCAAGATTCGTCTCGGATTCTCTTTGAGCAGGCTTATTCGCTCGATTCTCTCAACCCAGAACCTCATTATTATTTATGTTGGAACTATTACCTCTCAGATGAGTGGGACACCGCACTGAAATGGACAAAAAGCGGAAAAGAGCTGGATGCAAACAACACAGGGTTTTACTTGGTGGCAGGTTTGTGCCATTATACCCAAATGAATTTTAAGAAGTCCGTAGAGGAGTTTGAAAAAGCTCTTACAATAGACGAACAACCGAGTATTTATGTGCTTAAGGCACGTTCGGAAGTTTTTATGGATACGGATACATCGCTTATTCGCCAAGGAGAAGATTATTCTTTCCAATTTGTACATGTGAACTCGAAACTTACAGAAACGCTTGATACTTGGGTAAAAGATAGTACGCATCAGTATAGTTTTGATAGCCTTTGGGGGCAATTTGTAGATCCTGTTGATGGCTTTGGGATTGATAAGTATTTTATGTTTTATTATGGAACATCGACCTTAGACGGCTACAGCCCTTATTCATTGAATGAAAACCCTTTGCCAACCCTTTTGAAAGAAGGGAAATACAAAGAAGCAGCAGAGGCTGGAGAAAGAATTGCCCTAAGAAACCCTTCCGATTTCAAAAACTTTGGTTTGCTATCGGTTGCTTACCTCAACCTTGGGGATACTGAGAAGTTTTATGATAATGTACTAAAATACGAAGGGTTTGTAAATGGCATATTGGCCACTGGCAGCGGTGAGTCGTATGGCGATGCGCAGATAGTAATCAAGCCTAGCGATGAGTACGAAGTGATCAGCTACCTAGGGCATTCTTCTCAAAGCCAATCCCTCAATTTTCATGAAGGCCATATATTTGATATCCTCAAAACGATAGATGAATATGGCAACGAGCGGGACTTTTTTTTCAATATAGATAAGCCCTACAAGCAGCTTTCGGAATCGGTAGGAGGGAAGAAGAAAAAAAAGAAGCGGGGTAAGAAAAAGAAGTCGAAGAAGAAGGATTGA